DNA sequence from the Methanococcus maripaludis genome:
AGTAAATATCATAACGTTTGCAGGTTTTTTGACCATTTCTTCAATTTCCCTTGAAGAATAAACTGTTCTCTTACCTACCAGGTTCATAATCTCTTCAGGGCTTGTTAAATTTGTTTTAAATTCTTCCAATACTCCCAACGAAGTAATTTCCTTATGGTCTTCTGATCTATAAAATAATAAAATATCCCCCTTTTTTAGATTTTTTATCGGGCTGTGCGAGATATATGCTTTTTTTATAGTATTTCCTTCAATTATAAAATCCCCAAAATACTCGTTTAATGATATAGAAGTTCTTTTTACATAATCAGTAAACAGTTTTTCGTGGTATTGGGGCCTTATTGGAACAACAAGCTTTTTGACTCGATTTCCATCGTAAAAAAGAGGATAGTATTTTTTGAAAATGTCTTTGTAATCGCAAAACATTAATTGATTGGGTGTCGGATTAAGATCCTTAAAAAATACATTTTCACCATTTTCATTGGTTCCTATGTCAATAAACCCATATTCAGTTATTAAATTAACAATATAATCAAACTCTGATTTCGCAAAATGCGTTAAATACGTTTCAGTCATGGAATTATCAATGCAGTAATCAAAAGCTTTTTTAAGTAACAATTCTCCCAGTTTATATCCAACTTGATCAACTTTGAAGGTACATATCTTAAAACGCCTTTTTTCAGGTAAAATGGGGTCTTTTTTAATAACGTTAAAATCTTCACCATTAAATATCAGAACAGCTCCAAGTTTGCCAGATTCTTTGAAGTAGCACCAGCATTCCCTACCAAGACGTGCTTTTTCATTGTACCAGTCGTTAAATTCAGGATATTCTTCACGCAATGAATCAAATATCGGGTCATCTACATTTACCTTGATTATAGGGCGCTGTTTAATTTGTGGCAAGATCTGCCTTTTTTGAATAGAATAAAACTCTTTAAAAAAATCTAAAGCTTCATTTAAATATAAAATACGGTCTTTTAATCCGAGTTTTGTTGATTTCTGGTGTATCATCCTGTTTTCAGTTATGAGGTATGTTACGTAATTCGTATAAACTGCATACAGGAGGTGGTTTTCAAGGTCGTTATTCGTTCCTTTAAGGTATCCAACATTAGTATTAAATTCTAAATCATTCATTGGTAATGGATAATCATTTAAAAGAGCGCAAAAAGCCAGTTTTGAGAGTAAAATCCGTTTGGTATCTTCGTCTAACGTGTTTAAGTATTCGATAGATTTAGGATGTTTCAAAAGAATCGATTTTGGATTAAGTCTTCGCGATAATTCATTTAATTTTCTGGAAATATCCGAATAATCTTCAAAACTGGAAAAAATGTTTGTATCTAACAGCACTCTCAAATTATCCCCCATATAATAAGATTATAGTATATTATGTTCCCAAAATATTAATTTTTTTCGATAAGGGATAAGGGTTAATTGAAGTTAAATTTCAAGTCCAATGGCTTAAAATTGAGCTACGCGAAAAAGAGGTATATTTTACCATTTGGTCTTTTTGAGGTATGCTTTAAAATCGGCAATAAAATGTAAAAAAACAGTTACTTTTAAGTACGAGGGTCTGCCAAGAGTAGTTGAACCGCATATGATTGCAATAACCGATACTGGAAAATGGATTTTAAAAGCATTTCAAACATGGACCTTTGATTCAAGAAATCGGCCTGATTGGAAGTTTTTTTCAATTCCAAATATCAAAGATATAATTGTGATGAACAAATCTTTTGAATCTAAAAGAGATTTTGAAAAAAACCAGTTTTACATTGATAAAATAATAATGCAAGTTTAAAATGCATTATTTCTTTTTTTCCAATTTAACCCAATATATTGGTTTTGATTACCCTAAACGTTTAAGTAATCCCGATTTCAAAAAGTATATTTGCCCAAGGTGGGAAAGATCTTGGGAAATGGGATGTATATTGCATCTGTTGATAAAATCGTTCCATACACCATTAAAGCAGTTCAATATTGGGGAGTTTTGAACTGTTCCGATCTTTTTTTAAATTTTTTCAAAAAATTTTTCAAAAACTACATTTTTGGACTATTTAAATTTTAAAATGTAAATGCAATATCTTCCATTTTCGTTATTTTGTTAATACGTCGTTTCGACCTGTTGAAATATTGTAATATATCCCAATACCTCTTGAAAGCCATAAAAAAATTGTAAAACATACAAACGAATTTACGTAAAGCGCAGGAATCCAAAATATCTGCCAACTCAAAAAATTCGGGTCAGTTATTAAATTTGGGTTTGCTACAACTTTATCAATAACTAATTCGATGAGATAACCTATCAATAATTCAAATATACTGTATATACATATTAAAAGAAATGATGCAGCTAAATAATTGATATATTCTTTAGAATAGAGTTTAAAAGACTTTTTAACGTTAAAAAGCGCTAAAAATTTATTTTTTTCAATGTAATTCAATGTCCCAAGGGGTATATACATCCACGAGAGAAACGAGCAAATATATGGTAAATTCGAAAGAATGCCCAA
Encoded proteins:
- a CDS encoding DUF4013 domain-containing protein codes for the protein MTFLINGYWLKTIKYTINSQNIPDWTGVLELLKYGVIYTIGLFIIGIIFQSPFYMILLAQIVLNLPDLGILSNLPYICSFLSWMYIPLGTLNYIEKNKFLALFNVKKSFKLYSKEYINYLAASFLLICIYSIFELLIGYLIELVIDKVVANPNLITDPNFLSWQIFWIPALYVNSFVCFTIFLWLSRGIGIYYNISTGRNDVLTK
- a CDS encoding PIN domain-containing protein; the protein is MLLDTNIFSSFEDYSDISRKLNELSRRLNPKSILLKHPKSIEYLNTLDEDTKRILLSKLAFCALLNDYPLPMNDLEFNTNVGYLKGTNNDLENHLLYAVYTNYVTYLITENRMIHQKSTKLGLKDRILYLNEALDFFKEFYSIQKRQILPQIKQRPIIKVNVDDPIFDSLREEYPEFNDWYNEKARLGRECWCYFKESGKLGAVLIFNGEDFNVIKKDPILPEKRRFKICTFKVDQVGYKLGELLLKKAFDYCIDNSMTETYLTHFAKSEFDYIVNLITEYGFIDIGTNENGENVFFKDLNPTPNQLMFCDYKDIFKKYYPLFYDGNRVKKLVVPIRPQYHEKLFTDYVKRTSISLNEYFGDFIIEGNTIKKAYISHSPIKNLKKGDILLFYRSEDHKEITSLGVLEEFKTNLTSPEEIMNLVGKRTVYSSREIEEMVKKPANVMIFTMHLHLKSPISLNVLKENNILKGPPQTITEITHGAYEKIRDLGGINDNLTIH
- a CDS encoding WYL domain-containing protein, with the protein product MRYALKSAIKCKKTVTFKYEGLPRVVEPHMIAITDTGKWILKAFQTWTFDSRNRPDWKFFSIPNIKDIIVMNKSFESKRDFEKNQFYIDKIIMQV